TCAAAAGGCTTCCCCATAAGGCCGGTAACTTGAACTGTTCTACAAAAATCGCACCGGCCCCTGCAGCCATAGTCACGAGAGCGCCGAAGAGGAAAAAGGTGATTACTGCATCTATTGCTGTGCCGGTCCACCTCCCACCTGCCGCTCTGATGACCGGCAAGTGAGACTTGGCTTTTAGTTCATGTCCCAACTCCATGATGGAGATGCCGAAGAAGATAAAAAGCACAGTACTAATGATAATTCCTATCAAACCCCATTTGCCGTAAAAGCCGAAAAATTGCAGTACCTCCTGACCGGAGGCAAAACCGGCCCCGACTACCGTTCCCACATATGTTGCCGCGATGGCGAAAGTAGAAAGCTTCTTTTGCATAACTCTGACTCCTTGTGAGACTAGTCGATATTATTATTACCCCCCAGTGCCGTGATATAAACCAAAAATCAAAAAGGGCAGACACGAAATTTTTGGTTTAAGTTGAGTTAAATAAAACTAAAAAAGCCGCAGGTATTGCGGCTTTTGTGTTATCCTAGCACCTTCATCTTGCCTCCGTAGAAGACAAGCGGTTTTTTATTCTCATCATAGTGGGCAGCTACTACTTCGCCTACAAAGATCGTATGGTCGCCGGATAAAGATGGAAATGAATGTCAAAATAAATTGTAGCTTCCGCTTGAGCAACTTGACGCTTATAGGCTGCTCTGTTAGTATATAATAAGCGTTGAAGAAGAGTTTTAGACAATTCTGGTTCATTTCCATCATTGCTAAAGGAGGAAAGGGACTGCTATGCGGGTTATCTTTCGTGCCCCGGACAAAAAGGAGATAGAAGTAAAAGGTGACAGGACGGTTAAGCAACTGGCAAAGGAGCTTAATTTCAGTCTGGAATCCCACCTGGTAATCCGGGATGGGCAAATGCTTACTCCCGACCAACTGGTCAAAGATGAAGATGTAATCGAAATCTTCTCGGCCGTATCCGGAGGTTAAGAAAGGAGGCGCCCAGGTGCGCTGTCGTCGTTGCGGAGAAAAGGCTCAGATTCACCTGAAAAGACATCATGCCGCTTTTTGTGCTGAGTGTTTCCTGGAGTATTATTCCCGGCAGGTGCACCGTAACATTCGGCGGGAAAAAATGTTTAGGCCCCAGGAGCGGCTGTTGCTGGTGGTTTCCGGCGGCAAAGACAGCATGGCTCTCTGGGATTTTCTTCTGCGGGAGAACTATCGGGTCACCGCTATGTATATAGATCTCGGTATCGGTGAATACTCGAAAAACTCCCGGCGGGTGGTAGAACAGTTTGCGGAAAACCACCAGGCAGACCTGATAGTAGTTGACCTGGAGAAGGAATACGGTTTTACCGTACCGTGGCTGGCACGTCAGGCCCGGCGGAGCTCCTGTTCGGTCTGCGGCGTGGTCAAAAGATACCTTTTTAATAAAGTGGCTTTGGAAGAAGATTTTAGGGTAGTGGCTACCGGACATAATTTAGATGATGAAGCGGCGACCTTACTGGGCAATACTTTGAGCTGGCAGGTGGGGTACCTGGCCCGTCAGGCTCCCGTTTTACCCAGCACGCATCCCAAGCTGGTTAAAAAAGTAAAACCTCTCTTCACCCTGACCGAAAGAGAAAATCTGGCTTACGTTTTGTTGAACCGGATCGGTTTTGTGCATGAAGAATGTCCTTACTCCAAAGGGGCCAATTCTATACTTTACAAAGAAACCTTAAACCGGTTGGAGGAAGCTAACCCCGGAACTAAACAGCGGTTCCTAACAACTTTCTTAAAGAACGGAAGAAAGTATTTTCAAGCTCACAGGGAAAGCATAGAACTGCGCGAATGTGAGATTTGCGGCCAGGTCACCACGGCGGAAGTGTGTTCTTTCTGCCGACTGCGGGAAATAGCCCAACGGCGTCAAACAGAGGCTGAAAGGACCTAAAGCTCTCGGTTTTACTGAGGGCTTTTATTTGTACCTACATCTCGGGGGCGGGGGATAACGTGGTGAGAGAGTATGAAGTGATAGATTTACCGCCTTTCCATCAAAACACCCTGATTGTGGCCGACCGAATTTTAACACCGCACGAGGTTATAGAACACGGGAGTATTTATGTGCAAAATGGAGTAGTACACCGGGTAACGGATAAAATACCTGAAAAGGTAAAGGATGTTGTGTTGCTTGACCTCGATAACTGCCTGGTGTTGCCGGGACTGATTGACATCCATGTCCATGGCATGGCGGGAGTAGATATCATGTCGGCAGAAGAAGACGACTTGATGGTTATGCAAAAAGAACTGGCCCGCAAGGGAACGAGGGCCTTCCTGGCCACGACGGTTCCGGCTCCTCTGCCGGAGTTAAAGCGGGTACTCGCGGTGATAGCCCGCCGTATAAAGAGGCAAAAGCCGGAGGACGGGGCGGCTCTTTTGGGTATACATTTGGAAGGGCCCTTCTTAAATCCTGAAAGAAGAGGGATTCACCGGGCGGAATACCTTCTGCCGCCGGATAAACAGGTTTTTGAGGAGCTTCAGGACGCCGCGGAAGGAAATATTAAGCTGGTCACCCTGGCACCCGAACTGCCGGGCGCCCTATCCCTTATCGAGTACCTGCGCCGCCGGGGCGTTCAGGTGTCGGTGGGACACTCCCGGGCCTCGTACGAAGAATTTTGGAAGAGCATAGAGGCGGGGGTAGAAGGGGTTACCCACCTTTTCAACGCCATGGGTCTTTTTCACCACCGTCACCCCGGCCTGGCAGGCGCGGCTCTGGAGGCCGAAGTTTATGCCGACCTGATAGCCGATAGATTGCATTTACATCCGGCCGTTATTCGCCTGGCCTGCCGGTTGAAAAAGGAAGAAAAGGTTATTCTAATTAGTGATGGTTTACCTTTAACCGACAGTCCTGACGGCAGATATCTTTTATGGGGGCGAGAGGTCACCAAAACCGGAACTCAGGTGACTGACAGTAACGGCAACCTGGTGGGCAGCGTCAAGTCCCTGCTGGAAATGCTGTTAAATGTTTCCCGTTACCTTGAAAAGCCTTTGGAACAGGTGGTTTCTTACGCCACCCTCAATCCGGCGCGATTCTTGGGGTTAGGTGACCAGTGGGGAAGTATAACTCCTCATAGTATAGCCAGTTTTACAGTGATTAAGGAAAAAAGTTGAAATAATATTGAGGTTTAAAAAAGGAAATTAAATAAGAGATGTCGAAAGCTAACTTGCTTGCTCTTTTGTTCACAAAATCGCCTTGATGATAGAGTGCGGGATTTATCTATCAATTAAAGGAGGATCAGTTAAATGAATGACCGCTTTTTGAAAGCATGCCGTCGGGAAGAAGTAGACTGCACACCTGTCTGGCTGATGCGACAGGCCGGACGTTATATGAAGGAATACATGGAGATTAGAAGTAAATATTCGTTTTTAACTATGTGCAAGACGCCGGAACTGGCGGCAGAAGTAACCTTGCAGCCGGTGGATAAACTAGGAGTAGATGCAGCTATTCTTTTTGCTGATATTTTATTACCCCTCGAGGGAATGGGTATAGAATTGGAATTTGCCCAAAATGAAGGGCCGGCTATTCACAACCCGGTGCGGTCTGAGGCGGATGTGGAAAAACTGCGTCTCATCGAACCGGAAGAAGATGTACCGTACGTTTTGGAAGCGGTCAGGCTGGTGCGTCGAGAACTCGCGGGAAAGGTGCCTCTTATCGGCTTTTCTGGAGCACCCTTTACTTTAGCGAGCTATATTATCGAAGGGGGAGGATCCAAATCTTATCTCCACTGTAAGGAGATGATGTGGAAGGCTCCCAGAGTGTGGCATGCCCTGATGGAGAAAATTGCAGAGGTGGTGGTAAGGTATTTAAGGGCCCAAATCAGAGCCGGAGCCCAGGCCGTTCAGGTTTTCGATTCCTGGGTGGGTACTTTATCTCCCGAGGATTATGAAGAGTTTGTCTTACCTCATTCGCGATACGTGATGGAGAATTTGAAAAAAGAAGGCGTTCCTGTTATCCACTTTGCCAATAATGCTTCTACCCTTTTGGAGTTAGTAAAGATGGCCGGTGGTGACGTAATAGGCGTAGACTGGAGGATAAACCTGGATGAAGCCTGGCGGCGTATTGGTTACGACGTAGCCATTCAGGGCAACCTGGACCCGGCGGCACTGCTGGCACCACCGGAGGTAATTGAAAAGAAAGTGCGGCGTATTTTGGAAAGGGCGGGAGGACGCCCGGGTCATATTTTCAATCTGGGACACGGTATTCACAAGGAGACTCCTGTAGAGCACGCCATTGCTCTGGTAGAAGCTGTTCACAAGTACAGCAAGCGTTCCTGATAATCAAAGGAGGTCTGCTAATTGGTAACCGGAGGAAATTTAACCGGGATTCTGCTCATGGCCTTCGGGGCGCCCGATTCACCCGAAGCGGTGGAGCCTTTTCTCCGTAAATTACTGGGGAACCGTCCCCTCCCTGAACCCGTTCTGGCTAAAATTAAGGAACGATACAACCTCATAGGCGGCAAGTCGCCTTTGCTGGAAATTACCCAAACTCAGGCCTTCAAGCTGGAAGAAAAGTTAAAGCAGAGAGGCAAGAGTTGCCGGGTCTACACGGGCATGTGTTACTGGCATCCCTTTATCGAAGAAGCTCTGGCCCAGATGGTAGAGGACGGAATAAACCGGGTACTGGCTTTGAGCCTGTCGCCTCACTATTCTCGAGTGAGCACGGGAGCCTATCTGCGCCAGCTGGAAGCGGCCCTAGACCGCTACGGCGGCAGTTTGCAGGTAACACGGGCGGGTGACTGGTACGATCACCCGCTGTACATCCAGGCCCTGGCCGAAAAAGTAGGGGAAGGGTTGCGCCAGTTTCCGGAAGACGTACGGGCTGAGGTACCGTTGGTTTTCAGCGCCCACAGCGTACCTTTGGAGCATATCGAAGGGGGAGACCCTTATCTGGAACAGGTTGAGAAAACCGCCTCTGCTTTGGCGGAAACGCTGGGAGAAGTGCAGTGGCAGTTGGCTTTCCAGAGCAAGGGAGCCGGGAAGGGCCGCTGGTTGGAACCGGAGGTAGAAAAGGTTTTGGAACAATTGAGAGATCAGGGGAAGAAAAACGTGTTGCTGGTGCCATTGAGCTTTGTTTCTGACCATGTGGAAACGCTTTATGACATGGACATCGCCCTTAAGGAGTATGCGCGAAGTTTGGGTCTCAATTTTGTCCGGTGCAGTACCTTAAACGATTCCCCTGCTTTTATAGAAGCTTTGGTTCAGATCATCGAACAGAAGTTGGATCAGGAGTGGAAATAATGAAGAAAGTGGTAATTATCGGGGGCGGCATAGCCGGCCTGGCGGCAGCTTATACCCTGGCGGAAAAACAAAAACAGGGGCAGGCAGAAATAGATTACCTGCTGATTGAAAGGGAAGAACGGCTGGGAGGCAAGGTTTTAACGGAACAGGTGGACGGTTTTGTCATCGAAGGAGGCCCCGATTGTTTTTTGTCCCAGAAACCCTGGGCGGCTCAGCTGGCGTCCAAAGTAGGTATCCGGGACGACCTTTTGGGGACTAACGAGGAAAACCAGGGGACCTATGTCCTGTCCGGAGGCAGGTTGCACAAGCTTCCGGAAGGCCTGATGTTGATGGTGCCGACTAAGATAATACCTTTTGCTATGAGCTCATTGATCTCCTGGCCGGGCAAGATACGTATGGCCTTTGACCTCTTTTTACCGAAGAAAAAAGGTGACGGGGATGAGAGCCTGGCCGATTTTGTGACCCGGCGGTTGGGGCGGGAAGCCCTGGAAAAGATTGCGGAGCCCCTTATCGGGGGCATCCATGCCGGAGACGCCCATACTATGAGTCTCAAAGCTAGTTTTCCCCGCTTTCTGGAAATGGAAAGGAACTACGGCAGCCTTATACGGGCCATGCTGGCCGCCCGTAAGAAGGCTCCTCCCCGTAAGCCTGATGCCAAGGATGGCCCGCGATATACGTACTTTATGAGCTTCCGCCGGGGAATGGGGGAATTACCCGGTACCGTAGCCGCGTGCTTGGACTCTGCGAAAGTCCTTCTGGGAAGGCGGGTTACAGCAGTTAAAAGGGCGGGTAAAGGTTTTTTGGTGGAAGGGGAAGGGATGGAGCCACTAAAAGCCGATGCCTTGATCGTGGCCACCATGGCCAACCATGCGGCGGAAATTCTGCACCTGGTCGATCCTGTACTGAGAGAAAAATTACAGGAGATTCCCCACGTTTCTTCGGCTACCGTTTCTTTGGCTTTTCGTACCTGCGATATCAACCGCCCGCTGGAAGGGTTCGGGTTTGTCATCCCTAGGATCGAGGGACGGAAAATAATGGCCGTAACGTACAGCTCCCGGAAATGGAAATACCGGGTGCCCGATGATAGTGTGATTCTCATGCGCATCTTTGTGGGTGGTGCCGCCAATCAGGACCTGGTGGCGCTGGACGATGCGGAAATGTTGAAGATGGTCCGGGCGGAGTTGGAGGACATCCTGGGTATCCGGGCGGAACCCATAATGGCCCGCATTTATCGCTGGTTCCAGGGCATGCCGCAGTATACCCTGGGGCATTTAGAAAGGTTGGAAATAATTGAGAAACGGCTGCAGGAGATACCCGGGTTGTACCTGGCCGGCGGGTCTTATTGGGGTGTCGGCGTTCCTGACTGTATCCGCTCGGGAACGGAAGCGGCAGAAAAAGCTATTGCCCATCTTTTGAAATAATTCTTCCAGTACAAAGCCTCCATCACGGGAGGCTTTAAATTTTGGTACTTTCAGGGAGTTCGACAAAAAATAATAAAAACCCTTGATTTCTTCAAAGATTTTTTTTATTCTATAAACTGTTGATTAATGATATAATAAAGAAAAGTTTAAATTGTGTAGTTAATTCTGAATATTACTTAATTTTTATAATTATTTAAATTTTATTAAATTTTATAAAAAATTCACTCAAATGATGGCGCAAGGCCCTTAGCCAATAAAAACGAAGCGGTAGTACAGGAAGAACGCTTGACCTCGCGTTCGTGTTCAAGTAAATTTGTGCCTCGGGAGTCCCTCAGGGGGAAAACCAATTTTCAGGGGTGATAACTGTGAAAAGCCAAACACCCGTGGAGAGAATGAACCGCAAGGAGTTTTTTCGTTCCCTGTTCCGTTCTCTCCAGGAAACCAGTCGGGATTTCTTAGGGGCTGTGCTCGAGGTATGGCCCGGGGGAAGACAAAGGAGAATTTTTGTGACTTCGCAAAAGGTTACCCGTCCCCAACTTAAGGTGGCTCAGGGCCTTTGGCTGCTGCTCTGTCCCCCGGCGGAAGCTCCTAGAATTTATGCGGCCTACTGTCCCCGCGATGGGGCCAGGCTGCAGCGACAGCCACCCTCAAGTTACCTGGTTTGTGTTCGCTGTAACGCTGCCTATGATCCTCATACCGGGCGGGGAGAGTCAGGAGACCGGCTAAGGGTCTTAGAAACTCAACTAACGGAGGAGGGATTATATGTCATCGTTTAAGAAGCGAGAAGAGCTAGTGGAGGAGGGTTTCCAGCGCCTGGAAGCACGGGGCATATCCCGAAGGACCTTTATCAAACTGTGTGCCATGACGGCAGCGGCTTTCGGCCTGGAAGTGCAGTTAGGACCTAAAATGGCGGAGGCTGCGGCCGAAAATATTGGTAAAAAACCGCTGGTCTGGATGCAGGGGCAGGGTTGTACCGGCTGCAGCGAATCCCTGTTATCTTCTTTTGAACCGGGACCGGCGGAAATCATACTGGATATGCTTTCCGTTCGCTTTCACCCCACCATTATGGCCGCTTCGGGCGAGGGGGCTATAAGCGCTTGGAAGGAAGCAATAGAGCAGGGAGGTTACCTGTTGGTGCTGGAAGGGTCTATCCCTACGGCGGATCCCCGGTTCTGCATGGTTGAAGGACGTCCCCTTTTGGACCAGTTCCGGGAGGCGGCCCGGAAGGCGGAAGTAGTAGTGGCCGCTGGTTCCTGCGCCTCTTACGGCGGGATCCCTAGGGCAGGTAAGACCGGGGCTGTCGGAGCCGCGGACGTCCTGGAAGGCCAGACGGTTATCAATTTACCCAGTTGTCCCGTTAAACCTACCCGGCTGCTCGGCACCGTGCTTTATTACTTGAGTTTCGGTGAAGCGCCACCCCTGGACGAGTACAACCGGCCAGTACCTTATTACAAGCGCTATCTGCAGCATGACAGTTGTCCTAGGAGGGGCCATTACGAGCGGGGAGAATTTTTGCGGGACTGGAACGATCCCGAAACGGTGGACTGGTGCCTGTACTATAAAGGTTGTAAGGGCCCGTACACCTATACCGATTGCCCGCGCATCTGGTGGAACGATGGGGTCAATTACTGTATTCGTGCCGGTTCCCCCTGTGCGGGGTGTACGCAACCCGAGTTTTATGACCAGTTCACCCCCTTGTACGCCAAGCAGGAAAATTTCCCCAACCCCGGGATAGCCGGGCTGAGTCCCGCTTCTCTGGCTAAAGGAATCGCTGGACTAACGGCAGTAGGCGTGGCTAGTCACGCGGTAGCCAAGGCAGTGAAGAACAAGTCAGGTGGAGGGGAGGAGTAAAGGATGAGTACACGAATAGTAGTAGACCCTGTTACCAGAATAGAGGGTCACCTGCGCATTGAAGTAGAAGTGGAAAACGGAAAGGTAGTGGATGCCTGGAGCAAGGGTACTATGTTCCGGGGTTTCGAACAGATCCTGGTCGGCAAGGATCCGCGCGATGCTACCTATGTTGCTGAAAGGATATGCGGCGTCTGCATGGGCTCCCATGGTTGGACGTCGGCGATGGCAGTCGAACAGGCTCACGGGGCAAAGGTTCCTACGGCAGGGCGTTTAATCCGGAATCTTCTGGTGGGAGCCCTTTGGCTGCATGACCACCCTCTGCATTTTTATCACTTATCTGCTCTCGATTACCTGGACGTGATGGCGGTAGCCCAATACCAGGGTAATGACCCGGGACTATTAGCGGTAAAGGAAAAGATCATGTCCCTGGTGGAAGCAGGAGATACTTATCCCCTGACACCGCGCTACCAGCCGGACGATTTTTCCGTAAAAGACCCGGAAATCGTTACCACTGCCGTGGCCCATTACTTGAAGGCCCTGGAGATTCAGGCCAAAGCAAAAAAAATGTCGGCCATTCTAAGCGGCAAACAACCCCACCAGTCCAGTATCGTGGTGGGGGGCGTCACCGGGTATCCTAATATAGAGCAATTGCACCAGTTTCGCGACCTGCTGGTGGAGGTAGTTGATTTTATTAAAAACGTATATGTTCCCGATGTGGTTTTCTTCGGTACCGGTCCCCTGTTGCCCCTGGCCCAGGCCGGCATAGGAGCGGGTCCCGGCAACTACCTCGCCTACGGAGGATTTCCCCAGGACGACGACGGGAAGGAAAAACTGTTGCCCGCAGGCGTGATCAAGGACGGGAATCTTTCGCGGGTGGAAGAGTTAGACCCGCAGAAAATTACCGAAGCGGTTACTCACTCCTGGTACAAAGAATACGGGGAAGCCAAACACCCGTGGGAGGGGAGTACCGAGCCGGATTTGGATAAAGAGGGAGCCTACTCTTTCGTAAAGGCCCCGCGCTATGAGGGCAAACCCATGGAGGTCGGCCCCCTGGCCAGGATGCTGGTGAAGCAACACCAGCCGCTGCTGGACTTGGTGCAGGAATACGGTATCAAGCCCGGGGCTGTGGCCAGGCATGCGGCCAGGGCCTTGGAGACCGTATTAGTAGCTGACGCCATGTTCCTCTGGCTGGATCAATTGATGGAAGTGCTGAAGGAAGGCGATGCCTACGCGGCAGAAGGCAGTGCCAAAATCCATGATACGGCGCACTGGGAACCGCCCCAGAGCGGCAGAGGGGTAGGTCTCAACGAGGCGCCCCGGGGAGCTTTGGGCCATTGGGTGGAAATTAAAAACCGGAAAATAAGCCATTACCAGATTGTGGTACCTACAACCTGGAATGCTTCTCCCCGGGACGATAAGGGTGTACGGGGCCCTATTGAACAGGCTCTGATTGGCACGCCGGTGGACCCCGAGAATCCGGCTAACGTGGTAAGGGTCATTCGTTCATTCGATCCCTGCCTGGCCTGCGCCATCCATATTATAGAGCCCCGGGGCGAACGGTTTGTGGAAATTTCTCCGATGGGAGGCTGGTAAATGTGGCCAGACCGACGGATTATCCCTTTCCGCAAAGAGTAATGCATTACCTGCACCTAATAGGTATTATCACCCTGGTGTTTACCGGATTTCTCATCCACCACCCGCCTCAAGGCACCAGCCAGTCGGCTTTGCGCGTAGTTCATGTACTGGTGGGCATAATAGTTTTAGTAGTAGTTTTGGTGCGCATCTACTACGCTTTCAACGGATTTTACCGGGATGCCCACCAGTTTGCCCTCAGAAGAGATGACTGGCGCAACTTACCTGCCGTTATCCGGCACTATTTAACCTTGAAGGGGGAACTTCCCCCCCATTCGGGCAAATACAACCCGCTGCAGAAGTTGAGCTACCTGGGAGTGGTTGTCTTAGTCCTGGCGCAGAGCCTTACAGGTATGGCCCTTTACTGGCCAGGTACTTTTTCCGGCCTGGTGGCTTCCCTAGAGGGTTTAGCGGGCGTACGGGCGTCGCATTACGCGCTGACTTGGTTGCTAATAACGTTTATTATGGTACATCTCTACATGGTTATCAGTGAAACTCCAGACCGATTGCGCCTGATGTTGCTGGGCCAAACGGGAGGTGTCGGCTCTGAAAAAGAAGGTGCTGGTACTGGGAGTAGGCAATATCCTCTGTCGTGATGACGGGCTGGGTCCGGTGGTGGTACGCCGCCTGGAACAGCGGTGTTCCTTGCCGGGTGTGGATTTCCTGGACGGTGGGACCTTGGGGCTCGACTTGTTAGCTTACCTGGACGGCTACAGTCACCTGGTGTTAGTGGACGCGGTAGATCTAGGACGTCAACCTGGTCAAATTTTTCGCTGGGAGGAGGTCCAACCCGACCTCCTGTCCCGCCAGGTATCTTTTCACCAGGTCGGCGTTAGGGAACTGTTGACGGCTGCTAAGCTTTTGGGCCACCGCTTTCGGGTAACCTGCTTCGGGGTTCAGGCGGCAGACCTTTCCTGGGGGATGGAACTGTCGCCGCCGGTAGCCGAGGCTCTGCCTGCTTTGGAGGAAGCGGTACTGAGAGAGTTACAGCGGCTTACTGGAAGCGGGTAAGCCGGATGTAAGATGATAGGGAAATATCCTAAAGAAAACCAATATTTGGTTGAATTTACTTAGAGGTCCGGGTCAGATTGTGTCGAAATATGTCGTCAGTACCGAAAATTAGTAAAGCGGGGAGGGTTTATGAAAGGGAAGAAGGTACTGGCGACAGTAGTTATAGGGGGATTTTTAGCCTTTTCCCCCTGGCTTCTTAAGGCGGAAGCTGCGGGGGAACCAGTTACGGAGTTTCAGAAAGGGGTGGTACATGAAGTTCAGCCGGGAGAATCCCTGTGGAAGATCAGCCAAAAGTACGGTGTTTCGGTCGACCAGATACGCCGGCAAAATAGCTTATCTTCCGATGTTATACTATTTGGGCAAAAATTGTTAATAGTACCGGCAAATTATACGGTACAAGACGGGGATACTCCGTGGCTTATAAGCCAGCGCTTCAATATTCCGCTGGAACAAATTCTGAACTTAAATGGTTTGAATTCCGGGGATGTGATTTACCCGGGGCAAAAATTACTATTGCTAAACCCTAATCTGGTCCATACCGTCCAGGAAGGCGATACTCCCTGGCTTATCAGCCGGCAGTATAATGTTTCCCTGGAAGAATTGCTGGCGGTTAACGGATTGCAGGAGACGTCGGTAATTTACCCGGGACAGGAGCTGATAGTTCCTGTCTCCGGTCCTGAGCCAGATGCCGCACTGGAGGCACAGGAGCCTTATGTAACGTATACTACTCATACGGTGCAGCCGGGAGATACCCTATGGAATGTGAGCATCCAGTACGGCATACCTATGCAGGAACTTATGGAAGTTAACAACCTAGATGAATCCACCGTTTTGTATCCGGGGCAGGAACTTACCATTCCGGTGCATCATATCCCGGTAAAGCCTACGGTAAGCCCCCGGCATGGAGAACTGCTGGATTGGTGGACGGAGGCCCAGTACCTTTGGCCTATTGGCCGGGAGGCAACCATTATTGACTTTTATACGGGAAAAAGTTGGCGGATGCGGCGTACCTTCGGAGCGGCCCATGCCGATGTGGAACCCCTCACGGCGGAAGATACGGCAATTATGAAGAGTGTCTGGGGAGGGGAATGGAGCTGGACGCCCCGCCCGGTTCTGGTGGTGGTTAACGGAAGGCGGATTGCCGCGTCGGCCAGCGCCATGCCTCACAGTGTAGAGAAGATCTTGGATAATGATTTTCCCGGCCACAGCGATATTCATTTTCTCAATAGCCGGAGGCACAAGGACAATACCATCAGCGAGAGCCATCAGAAAAATGTTCATATAGCGGCAGGGCAGTAAGCCGCCTACGGGAAAAGCGGAGCCAAAAAAGCGGGAGGTAAAACCCCCGCTTTTTTGGCCATTATCAAGTTGGGGACGGTTCCGGACTTGACAACGTCCGGGCGGTGAAAAATCATAAATAAGATGCAGAGTCTTGTGGTGCAATACGGAAAGATTGGTAAAGAGAAGGAGGAATTTTGGCAAAAGAGACGAATTGAAAAAAAGGAAAAGGTGAGAGTTAATTTTTTTTGCACTAAATGTTAACTACTATAATTTAATTGGTTAACAATGTGAAATTAAGGGGGAATGCTTGTGGAAAAATTAATCAGCACGGTTGCTCAAAGGATTTTAGATGGAGGGGAAATCACCCGGGAAGAAGCATTTCGTCTGAGCGAAGCACGGGGGGCGGAGATACAACTACTGGCAGCTTATGCGAACCTGATACGGGAGCGCTTTACGGGAAACCGGGTGGATCTCTGCTCCATCATCAGCACCAGGACTGGTAAGTGTCCTGAAGACTGCGCTTTTTGTGCTCAATCAGTACACCACCAAACTCAGATTGCCACCCATGACCTGCTGGACGAAAACTTTATCGTGGCCAGGGCCAAAGAGATGGAAAAAGCGGGGGCCCACCGTTTTGATATTGTCATTAGCGGCTTAGGGGTTACCGAGGAGGACCCCGATTTCCGGAGAATCCTCCGTATTTTTGCCAGGTTGCGTAAAGAAACCAACTTGGAATTATGCGCCTGCCTGGGAACCCTGACCGAAAAGGTGGCCCTTCAACTTAAAGAGGTAGGAGTAACCAGGTATAACCATAACCTTGAAACCTCGGAAAGCTTTTTCCCGGAAGTTGTAACTACCCACAGCTACCAGGAACGCCTTCAGACCATCAAAAACGCGAAAGCAGCGGGTCTGGAAATTTGTTGCGGCGGTATCATCGGCATGGGAGAAAGCATGGCTCAGCGCATAGAGTTTGCGTTTACTTTAAAAGAATTGGATGTGGACGCCGTTCCCATTAATGTGTTGAACCCCATCAAAGGGACTAAATTAGAAAACCAGCCCCCTTTGCCCCCCACGGAAATCCTGCACACTTTTGCCCTTT
This genomic interval from Calderihabitans maritimus contains the following:
- a CDS encoding flavin reductase family protein, with amino-acid sequence MFVGEVVAAHYDENKKPLVFYGGKMKVLG
- a CDS encoding ATP-binding protein; protein product: MRCRRCGEKAQIHLKRHHAAFCAECFLEYYSRQVHRNIRREKMFRPQERLLLVVSGGKDSMALWDFLLRENYRVTAMYIDLGIGEYSKNSRRVVEQFAENHQADLIVVDLEKEYGFTVPWLARQARRSSCSVCGVVKRYLFNKVALEEDFRVVATGHNLDDEAATLLGNTLSWQVGYLARQAPVLPSTHPKLVKKVKPLFTLTERENLAYVLLNRIGFVHEECPYSKGANSILYKETLNRLEEANPGTKQRFLTTFLKNGRKYFQAHRESIELRECEICGQVTTAEVCSFCRLREIAQRRQTEAERT
- a CDS encoding MoaD/ThiS family protein, whose amino-acid sequence is MRVIFRAPDKKEIEVKGDRTVKQLAKELNFSLESHLVIRDGQMLTPDQLVKDEDVIEIFSAVSGG
- the hemG gene encoding protoporphyrinogen oxidase, with product MKKVVIIGGGIAGLAAAYTLAEKQKQGQAEIDYLLIEREERLGGKVLTEQVDGFVIEGGPDCFLSQKPWAAQLASKVGIRDDLLGTNEENQGTYVLSGGRLHKLPEGLMLMVPTKIIPFAMSSLISWPGKIRMAFDLFLPKKKGDGDESLADFVTRRLGREALEKIAEPLIGGIHAGDAHTMSLKASFPRFLEMERNYGSLIRAMLAARKKAPPRKPDAKDGPRYTYFMSFRRGMGELPGTVAACLDSAKVLLGRRVTAVKRAGKGFLVEGEGMEPLKADALIVATMANHAAEILHLVDPVLREKLQEIPHVSSATVSLAFRTCDINRPLEGFGFVIPRIEGRKIMAVTYSSRKWKYRVPDDSVILMRIFVGGAANQDLVALDDAEMLKMVRAELEDILGIRAEPIMARIYRWFQGMPQYTLGHLERLEIIEKRLQEIPGLYLAGGSYWGVGVPDCIRSGTEAAEKAIAHLLK
- the hemH gene encoding ferrochelatase translates to MVTGGNLTGILLMAFGAPDSPEAVEPFLRKLLGNRPLPEPVLAKIKERYNLIGGKSPLLEITQTQAFKLEEKLKQRGKSCRVYTGMCYWHPFIEEALAQMVEDGINRVLALSLSPHYSRVSTGAYLRQLEAALDRYGGSLQVTRAGDWYDHPLYIQALAEKVGEGLRQFPEDVRAEVPLVFSAHSVPLEHIEGGDPYLEQVEKTASALAETLGEVQWQLAFQSKGAGKGRWLEPEVEKVLEQLRDQGKKNVLLVPLSFVSDHVETLYDMDIALKEYARSLGLNFVRCSTLNDSPAFIEALVQIIEQKLDQEWK
- the hemE gene encoding uroporphyrinogen decarboxylase, which translates into the protein MNDRFLKACRREEVDCTPVWLMRQAGRYMKEYMEIRSKYSFLTMCKTPELAAEVTLQPVDKLGVDAAILFADILLPLEGMGIELEFAQNEGPAIHNPVRSEADVEKLRLIEPEEDVPYVLEAVRLVRRELAGKVPLIGFSGAPFTLASYIIEGGGSKSYLHCKEMMWKAPRVWHALMEKIAEVVVRYLRAQIRAGAQAVQVFDSWVGTLSPEDYEEFVLPHSRYVMENLKKEGVPVIHFANNASTLLELVKMAGGDVIGVDWRINLDEAWRRIGYDVAIQGNLDPAALLAPPEVIEKKVRRILERAGGRPGHIFNLGHGIHKETPVEHAIALVEAVHKYSKRS
- the nagA gene encoding N-acetylglucosamine-6-phosphate deacetylase; translation: MREYEVIDLPPFHQNTLIVADRILTPHEVIEHGSIYVQNGVVHRVTDKIPEKVKDVVLLDLDNCLVLPGLIDIHVHGMAGVDIMSAEEDDLMVMQKELARKGTRAFLATTVPAPLPELKRVLAVIARRIKRQKPEDGAALLGIHLEGPFLNPERRGIHRAEYLLPPDKQVFEELQDAAEGNIKLVTLAPELPGALSLIEYLRRRGVQVSVGHSRASYEEFWKSIEAGVEGVTHLFNAMGLFHHRHPGLAGAALEAEVYADLIADRLHLHPAVIRLACRLKKEEKVILISDGLPLTDSPDGRYLLWGREVTKTGTQVTDSNGNLVGSVKSLLEMLLNVSRYLEKPLEQVVSYATLNPARFLGLGDQWGSITPHSIASFTVIKEKS